In the Rhodohalobacter sp. SW132 genome, TGGATGTTCTGGAAGCAAGTTTTGGATTTAATAAAGTTGATGAGGACGCAGCATGAGTATTTTAATTCAACCACTGATTACTGAGAAACTAACAAGAATACAGGAAGAAGATCAGAAATACGCTTTTAAAGTTCTGCGATCTGCAACCAAACCTCAGATCAAAAGAGCAATTGAAGAGAAGTATCCTGATGTAAAAGTTTCCCGAGTGAATACAATGATTGTTCCGTCGAAACCGAAAGGCAGACACACTCGCAGCGGTTTCGTTGAAGGCCGAAGTGCTGTATGGAAAAAAGCGATCATTACCCTGAAAGAGGGTGAAATCGACTTCTTTAGCGAAATTTAAATAAGAAAGATCAATGGCTACCAAACAGATTAAACCAATAACCCCCGGTCAGCGCCACAGAATTGCGCCTGTGTTTGATGATGTTACTGTCAGCAAACCGCTTAAGTCGCTTACATCTGGCGGTGGTAAGTCCGGTGGTCGTAATAACCGAGGCCGAAAAACATCACGTCATCGTGGCGGCGGACATAAAAGAAAGCACCGTGTAATTGATTTTAAACGGGATAAATTTGATATCCCTGCAAAAGTGCAGACTATTGAGTATGATCCGAACCGAACTGCCAGGATCGCTCTTATTGCCTATGCTGATGGTGAAAAGCGTTATATTTTAGCGCCAAATAAATTGCAGGTTGGTGATACCATTATAACCTCAGAGTCTGCAACTCCTGATGTTGGTAATTCACTGCCGATGATTAAAATGCCTCCGGGTACGTTTATTCATAATGTTGAACTCCAGCCAGGAAAAGGCGGACAGCTCTGCAGAAGTGCCGGAACAGTAGCTCAAATGGTTGCCAAAACGGATAAGTTTGTAACTGTTAAACTTCCATCAGGCGA is a window encoding:
- the rplB gene encoding 50S ribosomal protein L2, whose translation is MATKQIKPITPGQRHRIAPVFDDVTVSKPLKSLTSGGGKSGGRNNRGRKTSRHRGGGHKRKHRVIDFKRDKFDIPAKVQTIEYDPNRTARIALIAYADGEKRYILAPNKLQVGDTIITSESATPDVGNSLPMIKMPPGTFIHNVELQPGKGGQLCRSAGTVAQMVAKTDKFVTVKLPSGEVRRILGRCIATVGATSNPDHFNTTKGKAGRSRWLGIRPQTRGVAMNPVDHPMGGGEGKASGGHPRSPWGQSAKGKKTRNRKKLSSKFIVKRRKTKKGK
- the rplW gene encoding 50S ribosomal protein L23, with the translated sequence MSILIQPLITEKLTRIQEEDQKYAFKVLRSATKPQIKRAIEEKYPDVKVSRVNTMIVPSKPKGRHTRSGFVEGRSAVWKKAIITLKEGEIDFFSEI